The following coding sequences are from one Mytilus trossulus isolate FHL-02 chromosome 8, PNRI_Mtr1.1.1.hap1, whole genome shotgun sequence window:
- the LOC134727747 gene encoding uncharacterized protein LOC134727747, translating into MSDRGNSARGRKRTLTDSARKRNRKDAQAAYQKSKIHIGDEIDRWNDLKDLLRLENHTQVAKILLDRYAIQDRNISPRKRSNLEGNEVFKTPTHTSPSTSMKSATPDHKVTTPSKKSKYEEFKTPSNVAQSSPSMSYATPDPKALT; encoded by the exons ATGTCGGATAGAGGAAATTCAGCGCGAGGAAGAAAACGTACTCTTACAGATTCTGCAAGAAAGAGGAACAGAAAAGATGCCCAGGCCGCTTATCAGAAGTCGAAAATCCACATTGGAGACGAGATTGATCGTTGGAATGACCTGAAAGACCTGTTACGTCTAGAAAATCATACACAAGTTGCTAAAATTCTGTTGGACAG GTATGCAATTCAAGACAGAAATATCAGTCCAAGAAAGAGATCAAACTTGGAAGGCAATGAAGTGTTCAAAACACCAACACACACTTCTCCCAGTACCAGCATGAAAAGTGCAACACCAGATCACAAAGTCACGACTCccagtaaaaaatcaaaatatgaagaATTTAAAACTCCATCAAATGTTGCTCAATCCAGTCCAAGTATGAGTTATGCAACACCAGATCCAAAAGCGTTGACTTAA